Proteins from one Salarias fasciatus chromosome 14, fSalaFa1.1, whole genome shotgun sequence genomic window:
- the LOC115400999 gene encoding zinc finger BED domain-containing protein 4-like → MHPEEHVEFKKRSAEKEKEKQTPKRMLKQTTLDSTARPYSRDSEKARGGTRRVLEFIVMSDLPFNIVENPAFQRLLTYFDPRYRLPGHTYCGETGLSELHRDVRSRVESLLMESSSSISLTTDIWSSDVSPMSLLSLTAQWIDPNFKLRAAVLHAQEFRESHSAAALVTKYENMLQTWQIPRERVHVVLRDNAANMAKAMREGGLPTLPCMAHTLQLAIHDGLLAQRMITDILATGRRIIGHFKRSPQAYCAFHDVQQQLGQNVKKFQQDVTTRWNSSFYMLQSLLEQKRALAAYGAEHEVPASFSANQWGLIEHIITILEPFEELTRAISSSTASAADVIPSVLALKRFLSRDAPSDRGVMTAKAELLRAVTRRFDGIEDEPLYSLATLLDPRYKDRCYSAELKAHTREQLLELLDAQSVADEVQRPEASNADEPAEKKARLGSLSSMLGEIMQEERPQKATTAMSQLNLYLSEPVILQDADPLAYWRANQDRFSALTTAARAYLSAPCTSVDSERLFSTASNILDAQRSRLSARKVEMLLFVRKNLPLMLEKA, encoded by the exons ATGCATCCGGAGGAGCACGTCGAGTTCAAGAAACGCAGCgcggagaaagaaaaagaaaagcaaactcCGAAGCGGATGCTAAAGCAAACAACTTTGGACAGTACTGCTCGTCCGTACAGTCGGGACAGTGAGAAGGCAAGGGGTGGCACAAGGAGGGTGCTGGAGTTTATTGTGATGTCTGACCTGCCGTTTAACATTGTGGAGAACCCTGCATTTCAACGGCTGCTAACTTACTTTGATCCACGCTACCGCCTCCCAGGGCACACATATTGCGGTGAGACAGGTCTGAGTGAGCTACACCGGGATGTTCGTTCACGTGTAGAGAGCCTTCTGATGGAAAGCAGTTCTTCTATCAGTTTAACTACAGACATTTGGTCCTCAGACGTCAGCCCAATGTCACTACTGAGTTTAACGGCCCAGTGGATTGACCCAAACTTTAAACTCCGAGCTGCGGTCCTACACGCACAGGAATTTCGCGagtcacattctgctgcagcGTTGGTGACAAAATACGAGAACATGCTCCAGACATGGCAGATTCCCAGAGAGAGAGTCCACGTCGTACTACGGGATAATGCTGCAAACATGGCAAAAGCCATGCGTGAAGGAGGATTGCCGACTTTGCCATGCATGGCGCACACGCTTCAACTAGCGATCCACGACGGATTATTGGCACAACGCATGATAACGGACATCCTTGCGACGGGGAGACGCATCATCGGGCACTTTAAACGCTCTCCTCAAGCATATTGTGCATTTCATGATGTGCAACAACAGCTGGGCCAGAATGTTAAAAAGTTCCAGCAAGACGTCACCACCCGGTGGAACAGCAGCTTTTATATGCTCCAAAGCCTGCTGGAGCAAAAACGCGCATTGGCTGCTTATGGAGCTGAGCATGAAGTTCCTGCTTCCTTCAGTGCCAACCAGTGGGGTCTGATCGAACACATCATAACAATTCTGGAACCATTCGAGGAGCTCACAAGAGCAATAAGCTCATCCACTGCATCAGCTGCAGACGTGATTCCATCAGTGTTGGCGTTAAAACGGTTCCTGAGCAGAGATGCCCCTTCAGATCGTGGTGTGATGACTGCGAAAGCTGAGCTACTGAGAGCTGTAACCAGGAGATTCGATGGGATTGAAGATGAACCCCTCTACAGTTTGGCAACTCTGTTAGACCCaag GTACAAGGATCGATGCTATTCTGCAGAGCTCAAGGCACACACACGGGAGCAGCTTTTGGAGCTGCTGGATGCACAGAGTGTCGCCGATGAAGTACAAAGACCTGAAGCCAGCAACGCAGATGAGCCAGCTGAGAAGAAAGCACGACTCGGTTCCTTGTCATCGATGTTGGGTGAGATCATGCAAGAAGAACGGCCACAGAAAGCCACTACAGCAATGTCACAGCTGAATCTCTACCTGTCAGAGCCTGTCATCCTTCAGGATGCTGACCCCCTGGCTTACTGGAGAGCCAATCAGGATCGCTTTTCTGCCCTCACCACTGCTGCAAGAGCTTACCTGTCTGCACCCTGCACTAGTGTGGACAGTGAGCGCCTATTCAGCACTGCATCCAACATCCTGGATGCTCAAAGAAGCAGGCTTTCGGCCAGGAAAGTTGAGATGCTCCTCTTTGTTAGGAAGAATCTGCCATTGATGCTTGAAAAGGCATAA